The stretch of DNA ATCCTTGGTATTATCCTCGATACTGAGATATACCATAAGACCAATAAGTTGATTCGATATCTCGCTATCAACTTCTTGGCCTAAAAAAAGTAATCTTTCTCGATAAAGTCGGTTGATTAGGGTAAAATCATATCCCTTAGGAACCGTACATGCACCTTTTGATGCATACGGTTCAAAAAAATTGCGAAAAAAAGAATCAATGTGTAGATTCCAgccctctttcttttttcatagtAGGCTCTTTCCAACTTTTAACGAAAGGGCTTTTTCTTcgatttttcaataaaaatggtttttggctcttttttttttataatataacaaaaaaaagaattcaaaaattatcGAATTAACTTCTCATTGATGTATTGTTTCATCGAGATCTAATCCAAATCACGATGTCATTTTCTTGTTCCTGAATGGGCCTCTTCAATCTTTTTAGGTTTATGCTCTACTCCGGTAAAGATCCGCCCGATTTCGATTTGCACATATAGGACAAATGCTCCCTTTACCACTCCTTTTTCTatgactttctttttttttatttatttatttcctgccttcttcaaatatttgatttgatgGATTCATCCATATTACTCGATTGATTAGCGGTTTGAAATCTCTTctctttataaaataaataagaatcgAATCGTTTATGATACaagtaataattacatatattacCAATTggattggattttttttaaaacgGAGCCTGGATACTTCATTTTATTAGTCCAACCGAGCCAACCATAAATTATTctaattgataataataattgaatccCCCCAAAAATAACCCAAAACAAAAAGGATCTAATTGCACTTCACGCTCCAAATTTTTGATGATTCAATTAATCTTTCTTTTGGGCGAAACAGAGGATATCTCGATCGGGGAGAAAACGGGGAAATTCCATATGACCCAATATATCTGACAAGTCGCACTATACGTCAACCCAAGATGCATCTTCCTCTCCAGGACTCCGAAAAGGAACTTTTGGAACACCAATAGGcatgaaatgaaagaaaaaaaactaagtaCTATATTTTACTTTAATGTGGAAACGTAACAATGGGTTATTGTTTTTAGAAATACTGGCCCTTAGCGTATAGGTACTTCTAATGATGAAGGAGTATGGGAGCATTCCATCATAGAAAATAGTATCAACTCCCCATTGCGTATTGGTACTTATCGAGTATAGAATAAATCTGCTTCTCTTTGTTCCTACGAACAGAATTGTTCCATTATTATCAACAAATAGAACAAATATTAACCCTTGCTCCAAGATAATCCACTGAACAAGGGAGATCCATAGCCTAGTTATAGTATAGTCTTTCTCAATGCAATAAAGTTACGTAGtgtctatttttttttgataaaggGGTATTTCCATGGTTTGCCTTGGTATCGTGTTCATACCGTTGTGTTGAATGATCCCGTCGGTTGATTTCTGTACATATAATGCATACAGCTTTGGTTGCTGGTTGGGCCGGTTCAATGGCTCTGTATGAATTAGCAGTTTTTGATCCCTCTGATCCTGTTCTTGATCCAATGTGGAGACAGGGTATGTTCGTTATACCTTTCATGACTCGTTTAGGAATAACCAATTCATGGGGCGGTTGGAGTATCACAGGAGGGACTGTAACGAATCCTGGTATTTGGAGTTACGAAGGTGTGGCCGGGGCACATATTGTCTTTTCTGGCTTGTGCTTCTTGGCAGCTATCTGGCATTGGGTGTATTGGGATCTAGAAATATTTTCTGATGAACGTACAGGAAAACCCTCTTTAGATTTGCCCAAGATCTTTGGAATTCATTTATTTCTATCAGGGTGGCTTGTTTTGGGTTTGGTGCATTTCATGTAACAGGCTTATATGGTCCTGGAATATGGGTGTCCGATCCTTATGGACTAACAGGAAAAGTACAACCTGTAAATCCAGCGTGGGGCGTGGAAGGTTTTGACCCTTTTGTTCCGGAGGAATAGCCTCTCATCATATTGCAGCCGGTACATTAGGCATATTAGCGGGTCTATTCCATCTTAGCGTCCGCCCGCCCCAACGTCTATACAAAGGATTGCGTATGGGCAATATTGAAACCGTCCTTTCTAGTAGTATCGCTGCGGTCTTTTTTGCAGCTTTTGTTGTTGCCGGAACTATGTGGTATGGTTCAGCAACTACCCCGATCGAATTATTTGGGCCCACTCGttatcaatgggatcaggggtACTTCCAGCAAGAGATATATCGAAGAGTTGGTGCTGGACTAGCCGAAAATCAAAGTTTATCAGAAGCTTGGTCTAAGATTCCTGAAAAATTAGCTTTTTATGATTACATCGGTAATAATCCGGCAAAAGGAGGATTATTCAGAGCGGGTGCAATGGATAACGGGGATGGAATAGCGGTTGGGTGGTTAGGACACCCtatctttagagataaagaagGACGTGAACTTTTTGTACGTCGTATGCCTACTTTTTTTGAAACATTTCCAGTTGTTTTGGTAGACGGCGACGGAATTGTTAGAGCCGACGTTCCTTTTCGAAGAGCAGAATCGAAGTATAGTGTCGAACAAGTAGGTGTAACTGTTGAGTTCTACGGCGGCGAACTCAATGGAGTCAGTTATAGCGACCCTGCTACTGTGAAAAAATATGCTAGACGTGCTCAATTgggtgaaatttttgaattagaTCGTGCTACTTTGAAATCCGATGGTGTTTTTCG from Diospyros lotus cultivar Yz01 unplaced genomic scaffold, ASM1463336v1 tig00011885, whole genome shotgun sequence encodes:
- the LOC127793529 gene encoding ATP-dependent Clp protease proteolytic subunit; translated protein: MPIGVPKVPFRSPGEEDASWVDVYNRLYRERLLFLGQEVDSEISNQLIGLMVYLSIEDNTKDLYLFINSPGGWVIPGVAIYDTMQFVQPDVHTICMGLAASMGSFILVGGEITKRLAFPHAWRQ
- the LOC127793527 gene encoding LOW QUALITY PROTEIN: photosystem II CP47 reaction center protein-like (The sequence of the model RefSeq protein was modified relative to this genomic sequence to represent the inferred CDS: inserted 2 bases in 2 codons), whose product is MQTRNTFSWIKKQITRSISVSLMIYIISRTSISSAYPIFAQQGYENPREATGRIVCANCHLANKPVDIEVPQAVLPDTVFEAVVQIPYDKQLKQVLANGKKGSLNVGAVLILPXGFELAPPDRFSPEMKEKIGNLSFQSYRPNKKNILVIGPVPGQKYSEIAFPILSPDPATKKDVHFLKYPIYVGGNRGRGQIYPDGSKSNNTVYNATATGVACFGFGAFHVTGLYGPGIWVSDPYGLTGKVQPVNPAWGVEGFDPFVPXGIASHHIAAGTLGILAGLFHLSVRPPQRLYKGLRMGNIETVLSSSIAAVFFAAFVVAGTMWYGSATTPIELFGPTRYQWDQGYFQQEIYRRVGAGLAENQSLSEAWSKIPEKLAFYDYIGNNPAKGGLFRAGAMDNGDGIAVGWLGHPIFRDKEGRELFVRRMPTFFETFPVVLVDGDGIVRADVPFRRAESKYSVEQVGVTVEFYGGELNGVSYSDPATVKKYARRAQLGEIFELDRATLKSDGVFRSSPRGWFTFGHASFALLFFFGHIWHGARTLFRDVFAGIDPDLDAQVEFGAFQKLGDPTTRRQVV